From a single Syngnathus scovelli strain Florida chromosome 2, RoL_Ssco_1.2, whole genome shotgun sequence genomic region:
- the LOC125988187 gene encoding sodium-coupled neutral amino acid transporter 3 — MELQKMNGHGREDSFDGLDAMAEHEEFLPHKASVKKETHFTDFEGKTSFGMSIFNLSNAIMGSGILGLAFAMSNTGILLFIILLVFIAILSAYSIHLLLRSAGVVGIRAYEQLGNRAFGPPGKILAGSVITVHNIGAMSSYLFIVKSELPLVIQAFLGKHENTGEWFLNGNYLIIIVSAAIILPLALMKQLGYLGYTSGFSLSCMVFFLISVIYKKFNIPCPLEDSLHNTSLIPDNFTITEVAEDFCDAKPFTINSQTAYTIPILAFAFVCHPEVLPIYTELRDATKKRMQNVANISILAMFIMYLLTALFGYLTFYGAVESELLHTYIRVDPLDVLMLCVRLAVLVAVTLTVPVVLFPIRRAILQILCPDKPFHWGRHIGIALFLLILVNLLVIFVPSIRDIFGLIGATSAPSLIFILPGIFYIRIVPAEQEPFLSRPKIQAACFAALGFVFMIVSLSFICVDWASGENRSGGGH, encoded by the exons CTTTGATGGGCTGGATGCCATGGCTGAACATGAGGAATTTCTCCCACATAAAGCCAGtgttaaaaaagaaacacaCTTCACagat TTTGAAGGGAAGACGTCATTCGGAATGTCCATTTTCAACCTCAGTAACGCCATAATGGGCAGCGGAATTCTGGGATTGGCCTTTGCCATGTCCAACACTGGAATCCTCCTTTTTAT aATTCTGTTGGTGTTTATTGCTATTCTGTCTGCGTATTCAATCCACTTACTGCTGAGAAGTGCTGGAGTTGTTG GAATCCGAGCATATGAGCAGCTTGGGAACAGAGCTTTTGGCCCACCGGGAAAAATTCTGGCAGGGAGCGTCATCACAGTACACAACATCGGAG CAATGTCCAGCTATCTCTTCATTGTCAAGTCAGAGCTCCCGTTGGTTATTCAGGCTTTCCTTGGCAAACATGAAAACACAGG AGAGTGGTTCTTGAATGGAAACTACTTGATCATCATTGTTAGCGCTGCCATCATCCTTCCTCTTGCACTCATGAAACAACTTG GTTATCTGGGATATACGAGTGGCTTCTCTCTTTCTTGCATGGTGTTTTTCCTCATTTCG GTGATCTATAAGAAATTCAACATCCCTTGTCCGCTGGAGGATAGTCTGCACAATACAAGCCTTATTCCTGACAATTTCACAATTACAGAAGTTGCGGAAGACTTTTGTGATGCCAAGCCTTTCACCATCAACTCACAG ACAGCATACACCATCCCAATTTTGGCTTTTGCATTTGTCTGCCACCCCGAAGTGCTGCCCATCTACACAGAGCTACGAGA TGCCACCAAGAAGCGTATGCAGAATGTTGCCAACATTTCCATCTTGGCCATGTTCATCATGTATCTCCTGACGGCACTTTTTGGGTACCTCACCTTCTACG GTGCTGTGGAGTCTGAACTGTTGCACACTTACATCCGTGTGGACCCCCTGGACGTGCTGATGCTTTGCGTGCGCCTGGCCGTGCTCGTGGCTGTCACACTGACTGTGCCTGTGGTTCTCTTCCCA ATCCGCAGGGCCATACTTCAGATCTTGTGCCCCGACAAGCCTTTCCACTGGGGCAGACACATTGGCATTGCGCTGTTCCTCCTCATTTTGGTCAACCTGCTCGTCATCTTCGTGCCCTCCATCCGTGACATTTTCGGACTCATCG GAGCCACATCGGCCCCCAGCCTCATCTTCATCCTGCCTGGAATCTTCTACATACGAATCGTTCCTGCAGAGCAAGAACCTTTTCTGTCCAGACCCAAAATTCAG GCTGCATGCTTTGCCGCATTGGGATTCGTCTTCATGATTGTGAGTTTGTCATTTATCTGCGTCGACTGGGCGAGCGGTGAGAATCGAAGCGGCGGCGGACACTAG